A region from the Triticum aestivum cultivar Chinese Spring chromosome 3D, IWGSC CS RefSeq v2.1, whole genome shotgun sequence genome encodes:
- the LOC123075645 gene encoding flagellar assembly protein FliH has protein sequence MEAPPSRQEGTYWHWHGNGEDAAADDGSSWCDYSDSPGHGSSLHTEWAHLQDQLHKMGYREGISEGRKDAAQEGFNLEHRQSAPEGYKWGLVRGITSALASLPDSLKEKLLLDAQHRGKLEDLRNSVQEISPEAAVRMFHESIIQDNAPLVESRLQTIPNDLLLLLRECPDVQVPEELKRAP, from the exons ATGGAGGCACCACCATCGAGGCAGGAAGGAACCTATTGGCATTGGCATG GCAATGGTGAAGATGCTGCTGCGGACGATGGCTCCTCCTGGTGTGATTATTCAGATTCTCCAGGACATGGTTCCAGCTTACACACAGAATGGGCCCACTTGCAGGACCAGCTTCATAAG ATGGGCTACAGGGAAGGCATATCCGAAGGGCGGAAAGACGCTGCCCAAGAGGGCTTCAATCTTGAGCATAGGCAATCTGCGCCTGAAGGATACAAGTGGGGTCTTGTTCGGGGAATTACTAG TGCATTGGCTAGTCTTCCGGATAGTCTAAAAGAAAAGTTGCTGCTAGACGCCCAGCATAGAGGGAAACTTGAAGATTTGCGCAACTCTGTGCAAGAAATTTCACCAGAGGCTGCAGTGCGGATGTTCCATGAGAGTATTATTCAGGATAATGCTCCGCTAGTGGAAAGCAGGCTTCAAACCATTCCAAATGATCTTCTGCTGTTGTTGCGCGAATGCCCAGATGTTCAAGTTCCTGAAGAGTTGAAACGAGCTCCATAA
- the LOC123075646 gene encoding uncharacterized protein, producing MVHCKQPRRTPGVPGNGGRARAGGGGQAVAADPGYMRPTSSSGARAGREVASAAAVSAASAPSAQTLLTKAAALGGSTPLAARQTCSSAQKGARALGGGGGGCEGHRACRYAYCTFKGHAPAAPPLGAFLASRRSLIKTEQSMKHRGVSAFRNPSSNAARKGDDGLFVQVACPGARPKTASSGSCCSGLSAEEVESPYVNFGRRSLRGGTTDKWGASVDGSCGSSDVISDGFADLPGTASSPSPSPGRKEQTGQDERKASWVDQQEAEEEDSAACCRSDISEELGPRYQGNSMSKDCGGVVGSSLESSMDDISSAFGGMNFQDAGADAAAATSQGNKLTMSRRRTPRGGERIRAFNPRAPNFLPVVPDPDAEKVDLRHQMTDDRKNAEEWMVDYALRRTVNKLARAQKRKVEMLVQAFETVLPPVLGEKKSDDKKSFACNL from the exons atggtGCACTGCAAGCAGCCGCGCAGGACGCCCGGCGTCCCCGGGAACGGGGGTCGCGCGCGCGCCGGGGGCGGGGGCCAGGCCGTGGCGGCCGACCCCGGCTACATGCGACCGACCAGCAGCTCCGGCGCCAGGGCCGGCCGGGAGGTTGCATCTGCGGCGGCGGTTTCGGCGGCCTCCGCTCCCTCCGCGCAGACGTTGCTGACCAAGGCGGCAGCGCTCGGAGGGAGCACGCCGCTGGCGGCCAGGCAGACCTGCTCCTCCGCCCAGAAGGGCGCCCGCGccctcggcggtggcggcgggggctgCGAGGGGCACCGCGCCTGCCGGTACGCCTACTGCACCTTCAAGGGCCACGCGCCCGCGGCGCCGCCGCTGGGGGCCTTCCTGGCGTCCCGCAGGAGCCTCATCAAGACGGAGCAGAGCATGAAGCACAGGGGGGTCTCCGCCTTCCGCAACCCCAGCAGCAATGCCGCCCGCAAAGGAGACGACGGGCTCTTCGTCCAGGTGGCGTGTCCCGGCGCCCGCCCCAAGACGGCGAGCTCGGGCTCCTGCTGCAGCGGCCTCTCCGCCGAGGAGGTGGAGTCTCCCTACGTCAACTTCGGCCGCCGGAGTCTCCGGGGTGGGACGACGGACAAGTGGGGCGCCTCGGTGGACGGCTCCTGCGGGTCCAGCGACGTCATCTCGGACGGCTTCGCCGACCTGCCAGGGACGGcgagctctccctctccctctcccggaCGCAAGGAGCAGACTGGTCAAGATGAGAGGAAGGCTTCTTGGGTCGATCAacaagaagcagaggaggaggactcTGCTGCCTGCTGCAGGTCTGATATCTCAGAGGAGCTGGGTCCAAGATACCAAGGCAACAGCATGTCTAAAG ATTGCGGCGGCGTTGTCGGCTCTTCACTGGAATCCTCAATGGATGACATATCCAGTGCATTTGGTGGGATGAATTTCCAAGATGCAGGGGCTGATGCCGCGGCGGCAACCAGCCAGGGAAACAAGCTGACCATGTCCAGGAGAAGAACACCTAGAGGCGGGGAGCGAATCCGGGCATTCAACCCCAGGGCCCCGAACTTTCTTCCGGTGGTGCCTGATCCGGATGCTGAAAAGGTTGACCTCAGGCATCAGATGACCGATGATCGCAAGAATGCCGAGGAGTGGATGGTCGATTATGCACTCCGGAGGACAGTGAACAAGTTGGCCCGTGCTCAGAAGAGGAAGGTGGAGATGCTTGTCCAGGCCTTTGAGACTGTTCTGCCACCGGTCCTCGGCGAGAAGAAGTCCGACGACAAGAAAAGCTTTGCCTGCAACTTATAG